The following coding sequences are from one Nicotiana tabacum cultivar K326 chromosome 1, ASM71507v2, whole genome shotgun sequence window:
- the LOC107806006 gene encoding uncharacterized protein LOC107806006 has product MKANQRHATSKLISGYIIDNLRDPKFEVTLAFVMAEMQKLHGLDIGYHKTWCAVQCASALIRGTPEENYELLSSYLYMMRSKNPGTYTNIKIDENNRFLYMFYAYGSSISGWNHCRPVIAIDATFLKSKFRGVLMISVSKDTNNQIFPLAFGIAESENKNSYECHQSIAYAIAKVYPESHHGICIYHLEQNLKRRKVKSEVIKLFQSAARVYRRKEFNLYMSDIAKVDKKTYDYLMEEPPKRWARSCSPRRRYDMLTTKIVESMNSVLLEARELPILRMMDFIQVKLQRWFYERRNEVEGTFYDVSCWLEEELKKKIDLAFTSNLSRRETSRSPTFDRTGT; this is encoded by the exons ATGAAAGCTAATCAAAGGCATGCAACTTCAAAGTTGATTAGTGGTTACATTATCGACAATCTTCGAGACCCAAAGTTTGAAGTTACACTAGCTTTTGTCATGGCAGAAATGCAAAAATTGCATGGACTAGACATTGGGTATCACAAGACGTGGTGTGCTGTTCAATGTGCTTCCGCTTTAATAAGAGGAACTCCTGAAGAGAATTATGAATTATTGTCTTCATACTTGTATATGATGAGAAGTAAAAATCCGGGAACATATACTAATATAAAGATAGACGAGAACAACAG gtttctttatatgttttatgcatatGGATCATCAATATCTGGTTGGAATCATTGTAGACCAGTGATTGCTATTGATGCAACTTTTTTGAAGTCAAAATTTCgtggtgttttaatgatttcagTTTCAAAAGATACAAATAACCAAATTTTTCCTCTAGCCTTTGGAATAGCAGAATCTGAAAATAAGAATTCCTATGAGTG CCATCAATCTATTGCATATGCCATTGCAAAGGTATATCCTGAAAGCCACCATGGGatttgtatctatcatttggagcAGAACCTAAAGCGAAGGAAAGTGAAAAGTGAGGTCATAAAACTTTTTCAAAGTGCTGCAAGAGTATACAGGCGCAAAGAATTTAATCTTTACATGTCAGATATAGCAAAAGTAGATAAGAAGACTTATGACTACTTGATGGAAGAACCACCGAAAAGGTGGGCACGTTCTTGTAGTCCACGACGAAGAtatgacatgctcacaacaaaAATAGTTGAGTCTATGAATTCTGTCCTATTAGAAGCAAGGGAGCTGCCTATATTAAGAATGATGGATTTCATTCAAGTGAAGCTACAACGCTGgttttatgaaagaagaaatgaagtagaAGGAACTTTTTATGATGTTTCTTGTTGGCTAGaggaggaattgaagaaaaagatagaTTTAGCATTTACTTCGAAT TTATCGAGAAGAGAAACATCAagaagtccaacttttgatcgcACTGGTACTTAA